In Aureibaculum algae, the following are encoded in one genomic region:
- the rluF gene encoding 23S rRNA pseudouridine(2604) synthase RluF has product MSENTGTRINKYLSEVGYCSRRAADKLINEGRVTINGSVPELGTKINPEDEVRVNGELISEPKEKPVYIAFNKPIGIVCTTDSRVEKDNIIDYIKYPSRIFPIGRLDKPSEGLIFLTNDGDIVNKILRARNNHEKEYIVTVNKPITKDFIQKMSNGIPILDTVTRKCKIVQLNKSQFNIILTQGLNRQIRRMCEHLDYRVTKLKRVRIMNITLDTPVGEWRYLTDKELNEINRLVADSAKTID; this is encoded by the coding sequence GTGAGCGAAAATACTGGAACACGCATAAACAAATACCTAAGTGAAGTAGGTTATTGCTCTAGAAGAGCAGCGGATAAGTTAATCAATGAAGGTCGAGTTACCATTAATGGTAGTGTTCCTGAATTGGGGACTAAAATTAACCCTGAAGATGAAGTTAGAGTAAATGGTGAACTCATTTCGGAGCCCAAAGAAAAACCCGTTTACATTGCTTTTAATAAGCCCATTGGTATTGTTTGTACAACTGACTCGCGTGTAGAAAAAGATAATATTATAGATTATATTAAATATCCTTCTCGCATTTTTCCTATTGGTAGATTAGACAAGCCAAGTGAAGGCCTTATCTTTTTAACGAACGATGGTGATATCGTAAATAAAATATTACGTGCTAGAAACAATCACGAAAAAGAATATATCGTTACGGTTAACAAACCCATTACCAAAGATTTTATTCAAAAAATGAGTAATGGTATTCCAATCTTAGATACGGTTACTCGTAAATGTAAGATAGTACAACTTAATAAGAGTCAATTCAACATTATTTTAACGCAAGGTTTGAACCGACAAATTCGTAGAATGTGTGAGCATTTAGACTATAGAGTAACTAAATTAAAGCGTGTAAGAATAATGAATATCACTTTAGACACTCCCGTTGGTGAATGGCGTTATTTAACAGATAAAGAGCTGAACGAGATTAATCGATTGGTAGCTGACTCGGCTAAGACTATTGATTAA
- a CDS encoding zinc ribbon domain-containing protein: protein MAKKELTAEDKLRALYDLQLIDSRIDEIKNTRGELPLEVEDLEDEIEGLNTRLTNFNNDIENLETSIKNRKNTIEEAKTAIKKYTTQQKNVRNNREFDSISKEIEFQELEIELAEKHIKEFSVKIEHKNVIIDGAKEKLKDKNTHLKHKKGELDAILAETEKEEKMLGKKFAEYSAMIDERLLNAYKRIRTNVKNGLAVVAVERGASGGSFFTIPPQQIVEIATRKKITTDEHSGRILVDAQLAAEEKQKMEKLFS, encoded by the coding sequence ATGGCAAAAAAAGAATTAACAGCAGAAGATAAATTAAGAGCTTTATACGATCTACAATTGATTGATTCTAGAATTGATGAAATTAAGAACACTCGTGGTGAATTACCATTAGAAGTTGAAGATTTAGAAGATGAAATTGAAGGTTTAAATACGAGGTTAACAAATTTCAATAATGATATTGAAAATTTGGAGACAAGTATTAAAAATAGAAAAAATACGATTGAAGAAGCTAAGACTGCTATTAAAAAATATACTACGCAGCAAAAAAATGTTAGAAATAACAGAGAGTTTGACTCAATCAGTAAAGAAATTGAATTTCAAGAACTTGAAATTGAATTAGCTGAAAAACACATTAAAGAATTTTCTGTAAAAATTGAGCACAAGAATGTAATTATTGATGGTGCTAAAGAAAAATTAAAAGATAAGAACACACACTTAAAGCATAAAAAAGGTGAGTTGGATGCTATTTTAGCTGAAACCGAAAAAGAAGAGAAAATGTTGGGCAAAAAATTTGCTGAATATAGTGCAATGATAGATGAACGTCTTTTAAATGCATATAAAAGAATTAGAACCAATGTAAAAAATGGTTTAGCAGTGGTAGCTGTTGAAAGAGGTGCTTCTGGTGGATCTTTCTTTACAATACCACCTCAGCAAATTGTAGAAATTGCAACACGTAAAAAAATTACTACTGACGAACATAGTGGTAGAATTTTAGTAGATGCTCAATTAGCAGCTGAAGAAAAACAAAAAATGGAAAAGTTATTTTCTTAA
- a CDS encoding RluA family pseudouridine synthase: MLHKPAGILVSGNSFKTVANALPQNIKYSNLSDATTPQPVHRLDYATTGILLVGKTSSSIRALNRMFEDKKVEKTYYAVTIGEMNSDGKITTTIDSKPSQSNYKKLDTVFSERFKKLNLVQLEPKTGRRHQLRKHLASIDNPILGDATYGIEDLILKGKGLYLHAYSLRFTHPFTNKQVYFKDEFPERFQKLFSSKISEIVGGNNN; the protein is encoded by the coding sequence GTGCTTCATAAACCTGCAGGTATTTTAGTCAGTGGTAATAGTTTTAAAACGGTTGCCAACGCATTACCACAAAATATTAAATATAGTAACTTATCTGATGCTACTACACCACAACCCGTTCATCGCTTAGATTATGCAACTACGGGTATTTTATTGGTAGGAAAAACGAGCAGTAGTATTCGTGCTTTAAATAGAATGTTTGAAGATAAAAAGGTTGAGAAAACCTATTATGCCGTTACTATTGGTGAAATGAATAGTGATGGAAAAATCACGACTACAATTGATAGCAAACCATCACAATCGAATTATAAGAAACTAGATACTGTTTTCTCTGAGAGGTTTAAAAAACTTAATTTGGTTCAATTGGAGCCTAAAACAGGTAGAAGACATCAATTACGTAAACATCTGGCAAGTATTGATAATCCGATTCTTGGAGATGCTACTTATGGTATTGAAGACCTGATTTTGAAAGGTAAGGGGTTATATTTACATGCGTATTCGTTACGTTTTACACATCCCTTTACAAATAAACAAGTCTATTTTAAGGATGAATTTCCAGAACGGTTTCAAAAACTATTTAGTTCTAAAATTTCAGAAATTGTTGGTGGAAACAACAACTAA